The region CACCTCATGGTAGGAAACAATGCGCCGCTCTTCTTTATTAAGGACACGGTCTTTTTTCTCTTTCCCTACCAGAACCACTTCCACGGCTTCAAACAGGTCCTTCTGGGACACGGAATGCCGGCCGTTTTTTACGGCCAGAATAGCAGCTTCATTGATCATGTTGGCAAGGTCGGAGCCAACGGCACCCGAGGTTGCAAGAGCAATGGCATCCAAATCCACCGTATCATCAAGGAGCACATCCCTGGCGTGTACCTTTAAAATATCCACACGGCCCTTTAAGTCCGGCTTATCCACTATTATCCGGCGGTCAAACCGTCCGGGACGGAGAAGGGCCGGATCCAGAATCTCCGGGCGGTTGGTAGCCGCCAGAACCAAAAGACCCTTGGAGGAGTCAAATCCATCCATCTCTGAAAGAAGCTGGTTTAAGGTCTGCTCTCTCTCATCGTTTCCACCGCCAAATTTGGAGTCACGGCTCTTTCCGATGGCATCCACCTCGTCAATAAAAATAATACAGGGAGCAGATTCCTGGGCCTGCTTAAACAAATCCCGGACACGGGAAGCTCCCACGCCCACAAACATCTCTACAAAGTCAGAACCGGACAGAGAATAGAAAGGTACATGAGCCTCCCCTGCCACGGCTTTTGCCAGCAAGGTTTTTCCGGTTCCCGGAGGCCCTACAAGAAGGGCACCCTTGGGAAGCTTTGCGCCGATCTTTGTATATTTTCCGGGATTGTGGAGGAAATCCACGATCTCTGTCAAGGATTCCTTCGCCTCATCTTCTCCCGCCACATCTTTAAAGGTAATTCCTGTTTCCTTCTGTACATAGACCTTGGCGTTGCTCTTTCCCACGCCCATAAGCCCGCCGCCGCCGACCCTGCGCATCATGAAGTTTAAAAGAAATCCCATGGCTGCGAATAAAAGCAGGTAGCTGACAATGGTCTGGATAAAAAAATTGCCGTCACGCCGGGTTCTTAAGGTTTCCACTCCGGCAGTGCGAAGGCGCTCCGCAAGGTTTAAATCGTTGTCCATTCTTACCGTATAATAAGTAACGCCAGGTTTGTATCCTTCCCAGGTCTTCTTGGGATTTATAGTAATCTTTGAATCTTCTACATTAACCGATTCCACCTGCTTGTCATCCACCATATTCATAAAGGTATCATAACTCAGTTCCTTATTGGTCCTCGTTGTAATCGCATTGTGCAGATAAGAGATACCTGCCACTGCAATAAGAAATGCGATGACCCATATAGCGATTGCCTGGGTGTTCTTCGGCATCTTATTATGATTATTTTGATTCTTGTTATCCATCTGTGTGAATTCTCCAATCCGGATAGACTCTACCCATTCTATACCTCTATCATTATAGTGTCAGTCTCTCCATAAATCAAGAAAAGAATTATAAAATCCTTATAAACACCCAGGCTGGTTTTATTTAACAGCAATGATTTTTTAACGTTTTCTGGTTTTATTTAAGAAAAAGGATCAATCGAAACTTATGGGGGAACTTATTCCAAAGCTGACACTTAATAATCAAAAGTTTTTGTCAATGCCACTAGATTTTTTAAAGGAATGGGTGTATAATCTTTTTTTTAAAAATATGCCCATACCATCAAAGAAGGAGGTTACACTGTTATGTCAGTGAAATACGTATTTGTCACCGGGGGCGTTGTGTCCGGGCTCGGCAAAGGGATTACCGCAGCATCCCTTGGACGGCTGCTGAAGGCCAGAGGCTATAAGGTCACGATGCAGAAATTCGATCCTTACATCAATATTGATCCGGGCACCATGAATCCGGTGCAGCACGGAGAGGTCTTCGTCACCGAGGACGGCGCTGAAACCGATCTTGACCTTGGCCACTATGAACGGTTTATTGATGAAAACCTGACCCAGAATTCCAATGTTACCACCGGTAAGGTCTACTGGACCGTACTGACCCGTGAACGGCGCGGGGACTTCGGAGGAGGCACCGTACAGGTCATTCCTCACATTACCGACGAAATCAAAAGCCGCTTTCACTGCAGCAACAGCAATTCCTCTGAAACAGAGATCGCCATCATAGAAGTAGGCGGAACGGTAGGCGATATTGAAAGCCAGCCATTCTTAGAAGCGATCCGACAATTCCAACACGAAGCAGGCCACGAGAATGTCATTCTTATCCACGTGACCCTGGTTCCATATCTAAAGGTTTCCGGAGAACTGAAAACCAAACCCACCCAATCCAGCGTAAAAGACTTACAAGGAATGGGAATCCAGCCCGACATCATCGTATGCCGTTCCGAACTGCCCCTTGATGACGGGATCCGAAGCAAAATCGCTCAATTCTGTAACGTACCCAAGACCCACGTACTTCAAAACCTGGATGTGGAAGTATTGTATGAACTTCCACTTGCCATGGAGGAAGAACATTTAGCGGAAGTAGCATGTGAAAGCTTAAACCTTCCGTGTCCGAAACCAGATCTTAAGGAGTGGATCTCAATGATCGAAGACTGGAAACATCCGGAAAAAGAAGTAACAGTTGCTTTGGCAGGCAAATACATCCAGCTTCACGATGCTTATATTTCCGTAGTGGAAGCATTGAAACACGGCGGTGTCTTCCACAGGGCAAAGGTTCATATTAAATGGGTAGATTCAGAGCTTGTTACTGACGAGAATGCTGCCAGCTTCTTCCAGGATGTAAGCGGGATCCTGGTTCCCGGCGGTTTTGGCAGCCGCGGCATTGAAGGAAAAATTTCATCCATCCGTTATGCACGGGAAAACAACATCCCATTCCTTGGTCTCTGTCTAGGCATGCAGATGGCCATCGTGGAGTTTTCCCGCCACGTGGCAGGTTTTGCAGATGCCCATACCTCAGAGCTTGATGCAGATACCACCCATCCGGTCATCCATTTAATGCCGGACCAGAACGGCATCGAGGACATTGGAGGAACCCTGCGCCTTGGTTCCTATCCTTGTGTACTGGACAAGTCTTCCAAGGCTTACCAGGTATATGGGGAAGAACTGATCCACGAACGTCACAGACACCGCTATGAGGTAAACAACGATTTCCGTGAAGCCCTGGCAAATGCAGGGATGAAGCTGTCCGGCATATCTCCTGACGGACGGATTGTGGAAATGGTAGAAATTCCCTCTCACCCCTGGTTTCTGGCCACCCAGGCTCATCCGGAATTTAAGTCAAGGCCCAACAGGCCCCATCCCCTATTCCGGGAATTCATCCGCGCGGCCATTGAAAACAAGGAATCCGCAGGCAGATGACATAAAAAGGAAGTCCGGTCTCACATCAAAGAGGCCGGACTTTCTTTTTTGATGTAAAATTACTATTTTGCTTAAAATAATAAATTTCTTTCATTTTTTTCTTGCACTTTTTCTATCTTCTGTATATAATATAATGCAACGTGTATCCACACGAGAGACAGTTGTTTTTGTATGAGATACACATAAAGGAGGATAATTCATTATGAAATTGAAAAAAGTATTTGCACTCACTCTTGCAGCATGTATGAGCGCCAGCCTGATCGCCGGCTGCAGCTCGGGTTCCTCTTCTTCCGCTTCCGGCGGGGCAAAGGTCGTTAAGATCGGTGTATTTGAACCTACCACCGGAGAAAACGGGGGCGGCGGTTTCCAGGAGGTACTGGGAATGCGCTACGCGAAC is a window of [Clostridium] saccharolyticum WM1 DNA encoding:
- the ftsH gene encoding ATP-dependent zinc metalloprotease FtsH — its product is MDNKNQNNHNKMPKNTQAIAIWVIAFLIAVAGISYLHNAITTRTNKELSYDTFMNMVDDKQVESVNVEDSKITINPKKTWEGYKPGVTYYTVRMDNDLNLAERLRTAGVETLRTRRDGNFFIQTIVSYLLLFAAMGFLLNFMMRRVGGGGLMGVGKSNAKVYVQKETGITFKDVAGEDEAKESLTEIVDFLHNPGKYTKIGAKLPKGALLVGPPGTGKTLLAKAVAGEAHVPFYSLSGSDFVEMFVGVGASRVRDLFKQAQESAPCIIFIDEVDAIGKSRDSKFGGGNDEREQTLNQLLSEMDGFDSSKGLLVLAATNRPEILDPALLRPGRFDRRIIVDKPDLKGRVDILKVHARDVLLDDTVDLDAIALATSGAVGSDLANMINEAAILAVKNGRHSVSQKDLFEAVEVVLVGKEKKDRVLNKEERRIVSYHEVGHALVSALQKDAEPVQKITIVPRTMGALGYVMHVPEEEKFLNSRKELHAMLVGYLAGRAAEEIVFDTVTTGAANDIEQATKVARAMITQYGMSEKFGLMGLASKEDQYLSGRTVMNCAEATASQVDEEVMKMLKEAYEEAKSLLAENREVMDKIAEFLIERETITGKEFMKIFREAKGIPEPVEENKESESGKQSTEEEDGLSDWTVENKEQKESHIDVGNVKN
- a CDS encoding CTP synthase, whose amino-acid sequence is MSVKYVFVTGGVVSGLGKGITAASLGRLLKARGYKVTMQKFDPYINIDPGTMNPVQHGEVFVTEDGAETDLDLGHYERFIDENLTQNSNVTTGKVYWTVLTRERRGDFGGGTVQVIPHITDEIKSRFHCSNSNSSETEIAIIEVGGTVGDIESQPFLEAIRQFQHEAGHENVILIHVTLVPYLKVSGELKTKPTQSSVKDLQGMGIQPDIIVCRSELPLDDGIRSKIAQFCNVPKTHVLQNLDVEVLYELPLAMEEEHLAEVACESLNLPCPKPDLKEWISMIEDWKHPEKEVTVALAGKYIQLHDAYISVVEALKHGGVFHRAKVHIKWVDSELVTDENAASFFQDVSGILVPGGFGSRGIEGKISSIRYARENNIPFLGLCLGMQMAIVEFSRHVAGFADAHTSELDADTTHPVIHLMPDQNGIEDIGGTLRLGSYPCVLDKSSKAYQVYGEELIHERHRHRYEVNNDFREALANAGMKLSGISPDGRIVEMVEIPSHPWFLATQAHPEFKSRPNRPHPLFREFIRAAIENKESAGR